The Tolypothrix sp. PCC 7712 region TCCTCTAAATCTCAAATCATTATTTACCTGACTGCTGATTAATCTGTTGATTAATTTGAGCGACTTGAGCTACCCACTGTTGTCTTTCCCAATGTTCCATATTCATTACTTGGTGATAAGACCAGTGAAAGTGATAAGAAAGATAAGCTACCTCCTCAAGTAGACGTTCTGAGGGGTAGCGAACTACTCCCCCACTGGAGAAGTTTCTACTTCAAATTCTCCGCCACAATGGGGACAAGCTACCTGAAAGCGAGTATGACCATTTTGGTTAATTCGCTGATAAAAATCTTGCAGGTAAACCAAGTCCCCAGAAAACAATTCCTCAATAATTTTGGTATTGAGTTGGTCTAAAGTACCTAGCTTAGTAATCACTCTTGCTAGCAAAATAATCACCAAATAACCAGGATTTCTCTGTACCCTGGGGTCGCGCAGAGGAGTTATCTCATCATAGGCTGTTGATAGTCGCATAACTCCTTCTCGATGAAGGTTTCCTTCTGCATCGACATAGCCATGAGGTAGGGTAAAAAGAAATTCAGTCTGGTGCATTTTTCCTCACATTAACCAACGCTGATACCTTCGTGAACAAATTCTAATGATTCAATTGCTAGTTCGCTAGCAGTAGCATTAAAATCTGGGCCGCTCCAATTGGTAGGCCAACAATTTTCTAAGTTCCAACGAATAGTTTCTTCACCTTGATCGTTAGCAAGAATAATCGAAACATTCTTCCGTTCAATTTCCTTACCATCTATCAAATCTTTGTGCCATTTCCACAGTTCATCGTTATCAGTCATTCCTCGTTTTAAACTAATATTATTAAAACTATTTAAACCAGGAACTTTTCTTTGTCCTAGAGTTTTATCAGTCCCTTCTCGATATTCTACGACTGCTCTAGTACCATTTAAGCCTGTACATTCTCTAAAGCCTGCATGGACAATGCCATCCCACTCTACCCAGAAATTATATCCAGCAAATGGATCGTGAGTATCTTTGATATTAGGCATGATAATTTCTCCTGAAGTATATTACTAAGATTCAACAGATTGGACTTCAACAAACTTCACACCGTTACTACGGTGAACTAAGGAAATCACAATAAATTCGCTAGGTGCAGTTGGTGCTAAACCGATTTCTGTTACTATTTGTCCGGTATTACGAATTTCTGCTGGGTTGGTTTCTGCGTCACATTTGACATAAAAAGCTTCCTCTGGAGTGTCTCCATGAATAGCTCCTTTTTCCCAGAGAAATTCGCAATAGACTGTTAATTCTCTAACTATCCGATCCCATAAATCGATGTTATTGGGTTCAAAGATAGCGTCAGCCAAATTACGTTCTACCCAACGTAAGACAGTAATTTTTAAGCGGCGAATATTGATATATTGCCATTCTGGATTTTGGCTTAAGGTTCGCGAACCCCAAATCCGAATTCCTCGACTTCTAAAACTACGGATGCAGTTAACTCCGGCTCCAATTTCTGCATTTAAAATTTCCCAATCGGCATCAGTAAATAAAATACTTAAATCCAATACTCCTTCTAGTAAATAATTAGCTGGAGCGCGATGAACTCCAACTTCGGCATCATTACGCGCATAAATTCCAGCAATATGACCGCAAGGAGGAATATCAGTAGAAGCATTTTCTGTTTTCAGCCAGGGAGTATAGAGAGCAGCATTATCACCAATTAACCCTTGTTGTTGCTCTTTGAGAGTCTGTATATCTTCAATATTGGAGATATTGAAAGCATCAAGGATAGCAAAGCGATCGCCCATTCGATCACAATGTTCCAGTACGGCTCTCTGCATTTCCAGCACCTCTGTGGGAGGATTCTGCATAATGTCAGGCGCACATACTAAATCGATGACATCTAGTGATTCTATAGCCTGCAATCCATTTTGCAATGCTAATAGAGAGTTATCTGGCAAATGTAAAAAATAACACAAACGACCGCCATTTTCAAAGAAACCCCGTACCGCATTAGCTAAATAACTATCAAGAAATATATGTAATTGCACATCATCTAATGGCTGAAAATACTGCACAAACTGAGTCCAGAGGGTGAGCATTTTCGGTACAGGAAGACTATGATTCAGAGAATTGTTAACCTTGGGAACACCCAAAAACACCGGAACACCCGTGAGTAAATCCTTACCTGGTAGTGAAGGAATATCCTGTAAATAGACACCAGGAGCGCTTAATTTTAGGTGTGTAGATGTCTGCATAGGTTAATCAATTTTGAATATTAGCAATCAGTTATTTTTTCTCGTCTACCAGCTGGCTAATGCGGAAGATGACAAATTCTGCTGGTTCGATTACCGCCACACCAATTTCTGTGACAACCTGACCAAGTTTGCGAGTTTCTATCGGATTATTTTCAGCATCGCATTTGACGAAAAATGCTTCTTGAGGGGTTGTCCCAAATAATGCACCTTTACGCCATTCGTTAGTCAGGAATGCAGTAATATTGCGGCGTATCTTTGCCCATAGTTCTGTATTATTAGGTTCAAAGACTACCCATTGAGTGCCTTCATCAATTGATTCCCGTAGGTAATTAAATTGGCGACGAATATTGATGTATTTGAAGTCTGGATTATCCTTACCTGCGCCTAAAGTCCGCGCTCCCCAAATACGGATGTTCCCGTTGAGATTGCGAATGCAATTGATCCCATCACTGTTGAGAGGTTCTTGCTTGGCTTTGCTGATATCTTGCTTTAAGCCTACAGCCCCTAAAATTGGTTCGTTAGCAGGTGCTTTGTGAACGCCTCTTTTATCATCAACACGAGCATACACACCAGCAACATGTCCGCTGGGAGGAATAAATTTTAGCTCTTTGCTAACGGGATCGTAAACTTGAATCCAAGGATAATATACTGCCGCAAAGTCTGAATTTCCTATTAGTTTCTGACTACCTGGTTTGAGTTGCTCTGAATCAGGGGGGATATCTTCTTCTGTATCCAAAATCGCAAAGCGATCGCCTAAACTACGACAGTGTATATCAATTTTAGCTAGGGCTGTTTTACTGGTAACTCCAGGCGCAGCCACAATAGCAATTTCATCAATGGCTTCAAATTTATCTAGAGCATCATCGAGTTTAGCTTCTTCTGTCACCCAAGTGACAAAACACCTAGTCCCCCCATTTCTAAAAAAGCCATACACAGCATGAGCGAGGGTATTCTGACCAGAATTAGCAGCGAAATCTCCAAAATATTTCTTGAATTCTGTGAAGTTTGTACAGAGTTTCACTTCACCATGATTAGTTGGTATTGTTTCCGCTTCGACACCATCACTAGCCGCCGCTAGATTAATGATACCAATAAAACCAGCTGTACTGGTTCCTACACCAACAATAGGTGCTAATCCTGAAGAAACTTCTTCAACATAAACACCAGGGGCAAGATAAGTGGAAGGCATGATATTTTTTCCTTTGTTGATAATTGTAATTATCGGACAAATGCAATTGACAATTAAGCAAATTTCAATTGCTAGTCAACTGAAAATTTAAGGATTTAATTTCCCCTTTTTGTAGATTTATTTCTTTTTGTTGTTTGGTATATCCTTGAGCCGAAACTATGACTGTGATGGGAGTATTTCTAGCTGCTATACCAACAAATCGGTAATTCCATTCTCCCTGTATTTGTTTAATTATTTGCTTACAGCTAAAAGTGTAGTTTTCACTCCCTTGAATTTGCACTTTAGCCATACAAATCGCTTCGGAATCATCCGCACTTGTGATTTTTCCTAGCAGCGTTGTTGGTATTAATTTTAACTCTACTCTATTAATATCATCAAGTAGATCTATATTTTGATTTTGCTTAATAATATTAATATTAGTTGCATTTTTTGAGGCAATTGTAACTTGACCTTGACTCTTTGTATAACGCAGTTGAGTATCAGCTAAATATGCTTCTAATTGATATACTCCATCTGGTAAATCCATAAAGTAGAACCAACCATCAGAGATTGTTTGAGTACGTCCGAGTTGAGCTTGTTTAGTTTTTGGGGTGTTGGGTAAGTAGTCAGAAATTTCCTGAAAAGCTTGAAATTTATGCTGATTACTGAGGCGATTATCATCCAATATATCCTGAAATAATTGCAGCTTATCAGCATTTTTTAAGTAAGGACTTCTCAGTTGTTCCCGAAAATCTTGAATCTCAGGATTTAGATTTTGATTCTCTAGATTGAGGTTGGTATTTAATGAATAGCACTGCAGTGGCAAATTTCGTAATCCCAAAACTTTAGTCTGGAAAATAACAAAGTTAATAAACTCATCAGGAGCATCAATAATTTTAACCACAGCGCCTGAAATTCCCTGTCCTGTAATGGCATCCTTAACTTGTCCAGCCATTGCTACTTGATGATGAAATCTTTGTCGTTTCAGCATTTTTTTTGATGGTGTTCAGAAAAGAATTCAGAAATTAGGAATCATATCTGTGAAGGTCGGTAATGGGTAATGGGAAAGGAAAATACAATTTACCAATTACCAATTACCAATTACCAATTACCAATTAACAACCAGATAGTAAGTAATTAGCCGGACTTGATATCAAGATTAATAGTTGATTCTGTGGTTATTTATATTTAGCTTTACAATACCCTGAACAGTTCATTTCTTGCATCCAGAACTAGAGGAACTTCTGTTGTGGGTTCTTCAACAGGAACAGAAATTGTCACTGTGTAAGTGAGTGCGGCTTTTGGTTTTCCTCCTATTGCTTGCCAAAATTCCCCTAAACTTTGTAAGTAACTAGAACGTAAACTAACGCCACTGGGAAGTGGTTCTTGGCCTTTCAAACTGCCTTGTAAAATTGCTGCTGGTAATGTCCGATAACGCAGCAACAATTTCATTACTTCTCCTAAGATGTGATGTTCTTGTTGGGGGTCATCAGAATTCACCCAAGCGGTAATCAAATAGGAACAATCTATTCTAGCTGGAGAACGTTTTTTAACGGCTGTACCATTTTGTAGACGTTGCACCGACCATTCACTACTCCGTAATTCCAGATTTTCCCGCACATCATAAAGAAAAAGGTTGATGGCTGGTTTCTGTTTGATAGACCCTTCTATTGGCATATCAAAGCTAATCGCTACTTTTGTTTCGCTGGATTTATTTAACCCTGGCAATTCGTGAGTTATTAATTGTTCTAAGGTGCTATCCAAGTCATCTAGCATCACTAAATTCCTATTGAAGAAGCAGAAGGCTGAAGAAATTAAGGTTCAGACATCATTTCTATAGTAGAGTGGGAAAATTTCTCTACTTTATGATTCTGTTGGCTATTAAACAAAGCCAATTCTTCTTCTAATACTTGAATTGCACCACTAATGCGGAGTAATGTTTCTCGCAGGTTGGCTTTTTGTGCATCTAAATTAGCTATTGCTTTCTGCCCTGCTTCATATTCTGTTGTTAGCGCCTGAAGGCGCTTTTCTAGTTGTTCCTTCATTGCCATCTCACTTTTTATTCACAGGTCTTAATTAACCTTAAAAGCTATAAGGAGTTTCCAGATCGTGAGTACCAATTTCCCGGAAATTAATGCCAGCGTTCTGCTTACTCATATCGATTTTTACCTTGAGATATGGTATGACATCAGGTCTAGGTTTAGGAATTAAATCAGCTGGAATATAAGCGGCGATATAGCGGTTGTAGGATTTGCTAGTCCAATGGCGGGCGAAGGGGTTGTCGTAAGTAGCTAGGAATCTTTCAATGGGATTGCCATTAACAGTAATACCAGTGTGCATACAACCATTCCAGTTGCTGTTATGCTCGACCAGATAGAGTAATTTGTCACTTCCAGACCATACGACTGGAACCATTAATTCTAAACTGGTTTTTTGAGGAATCGATGTGTAGATATCCCCATTCCAAGAGTCACTGTCTTTTTCCCAATTTGTTGCATCACCCCCATTGACTTTCCAGTGGTATCCAAGTGCTGATTGAGTTGCGTGAGACCAAGGGTTTTTGCTAAATGCTAATCCAGATAACCAAAATTCAGTACCTTGTTTGGAAATCAGTTTTACTTTCCCAGATCTGCCAACTGGAATGGGGAGCCATTGATGTGCATCGTAATGGCTATCAGTTAGAGAACCATCAGGACAGTAGGAATTACCGTATCTTTTTCCACCAGCCCAGCGTCCTAAATCTTCCTTAAATCCATCTAGAAACTGCGCTTTGACGATATTCCACCCACCACTATGCAATCTGATCCAGAGAGTATTGTATCCTTCTGGAACGTTGACGAGTGCCCCTCCATCATCTTCATCTGCGCCTCCATAGCAGAGCATTTGACGGTCGTGCCATAGGTTTTTGCTTGTATGTCTGGTTTCAGCGTCACCAGGTGCGTTTTTTAAGACACCATGTTTAGCGATCGCACCCGCAGCTTTCGCTTCAAAAATATCTTGATAAACAAGCGCATCATTGGGATACATTCGATGCCGCATTGGATTTGATGATTCCAGATGTAAGGCACGGATTACACCGTTAACATCCAGTTTTCTTCCTGGAGTAGTTGTACCAATGCCAACATTACCTGTATCACGTTCGATGGTTAGCCGTGGGTTTGCTACTCCTGCACGATAGGATACCAATTTGATTACAGATGAAACATCTGCTGGATCGCCACCTTCGGTAGCCCAACCATATAGCCCATCTGCTTGACTAGAGAGAGCAATCGCTGGTTTTTCCTCTGTAGGAGCATTTAAAGCCGCTAATCTCTCTTTAATTCGCCTTTCTAAATGCTCTTTGACGGCTTTTTCTGAAGGTACAACATCAATGCGATCGCTATCTGTGGCGATCGTTTCCGATACACCAATAATTTCTGAACCGCCTAATTCTAATGTTCCAGATATACTCAAATTGCCTTTAATAGTTAAAGATTGACCATCACTACGGAGAGCAATCTCTTCACTTTGTCCACTAGGTAACCGCGCCCCGGAATATTGCCT contains the following coding sequences:
- a CDS encoding phage tail sheath family protein, which encodes MQTSTHLKLSAPGVYLQDIPSLPGKDLLTGVPVFLGVPKVNNSLNHSLPVPKMLTLWTQFVQYFQPLDDVQLHIFLDSYLANAVRGFFENGGRLCYFLHLPDNSLLALQNGLQAIESLDVIDLVCAPDIMQNPPTEVLEMQRAVLEHCDRMGDRFAILDAFNISNIEDIQTLKEQQQGLIGDNAALYTPWLKTENASTDIPPCGHIAGIYARNDAEVGVHRAPANYLLEGVLDLSILFTDADWEILNAEIGAGVNCIRSFRSRGIRIWGSRTLSQNPEWQYINIRRLKITVLRWVERNLADAIFEPNNIDLWDRIVRELTVYCEFLWEKGAIHGDTPEEAFYVKCDAETNPAEIRNTGQIVTEIGLAPTAPSEFIVISLVHRSNGVKFVEVQSVES
- a CDS encoding DUF4255 domain-containing protein; this encodes MLDDLDSTLEQLITHELPGLNKSSETKVAISFDMPIEGSIKQKPAINLFLYDVRENLELRSSEWSVQRLQNGTAVKKRSPARIDCSYLITAWVNSDDPQQEHHILGEVMKLLLRYRTLPAAILQGSLKGQEPLPSGVSLRSSYLQSLGEFWQAIGGKPKAALTYTVTISVPVEEPTTEVPLVLDARNELFRVL
- a CDS encoding phage tail sheath family protein → MPSTYLAPGVYVEEVSSGLAPIVGVGTSTAGFIGIINLAAASDGVEAETIPTNHGEVKLCTNFTEFKKYFGDFAANSGQNTLAHAVYGFFRNGGTRCFVTWVTEEAKLDDALDKFEAIDEIAIVAAPGVTSKTALAKIDIHCRSLGDRFAILDTEEDIPPDSEQLKPGSQKLIGNSDFAAVYYPWIQVYDPVSKELKFIPPSGHVAGVYARVDDKRGVHKAPANEPILGAVGLKQDISKAKQEPLNSDGINCIRNLNGNIRIWGARTLGAGKDNPDFKYINIRRQFNYLRESIDEGTQWVVFEPNNTELWAKIRRNITAFLTNEWRKGALFGTTPQEAFFVKCDAENNPIETRKLGQVVTEIGVAVIEPAEFVIFRISQLVDEKK
- a CDS encoding phage tail protein; translated protein: MPNIKDTHDPFAGYNFWVEWDGIVHAGFRECTGLNGTRAVVEYREGTDKTLGQRKVPGLNSFNNISLKRGMTDNDELWKWHKDLIDGKEIERKNVSIILANDQGEETIRWNLENCWPTNWSGPDFNATASELAIESLEFVHEGISVG